In Primulina huaijiensis isolate GDHJ02 chromosome 4, ASM1229523v2, whole genome shotgun sequence, the DNA window GATGGATGAGAAGGATGTTGTTACCTATAATTCGATGATTAATGGGCTTGTGAGGACAGGTAAGTTGAGTGAAGCTAAGCATATGTTTGACGAAATGCCACAGAGAGATAAGGTGAGTTGGAACACGATATTGGATGGTTATGTGAAGGCTGGAAAGATGAGCGAGGCATTTGCACTGTTTGAGAGGATGCCATTGAGGGATGTAATCTCATGGTCTATTGTTATATCAGGCTATGCAAAACTGGGTGATATCGAAATGGCTAGGGtattgtttgataaaatgccaGTGAAAAATTTGGTTCCTTGGACAATAATCATATCTGGATATGCTGAAATGGGGCTTTTGAAGGAGGCAATAGAGTTGTATGATAAAATGGAGGAGGGAGGGTTCAATTTGGATGATGGAACTTTTGTTAGTATTTTATCTGCTAGTGCTGAATCTGGTTCAGTAGGTTTAGGGAAGAGAGTTCATCAGTCTATAATAAAGAGTAGACATAAGTGTAGTATCCTGGTGAGTAATGCCTTGATTGACATGTATGGAAAGTGTGGCATCTTGCACAAGGCATGGGGTGTTTTTAATGCGATGGAAAGAAAAGATGTAATAACCTGGAACGCCATGATCCATGGACTGGCAATGCATGGATATGAACGGAAGGCTCTTCAGCTTTTCGCTAGGATGAAACAAGAGGGCTGTACACCAGATAAAGTGACATTTGTCGGTGTCTTATCTGCTTGTAGTCACGCCGGTATGGTTAAGGAGGGGATTTGTTATTTTTATGGTATGGAAAAAGATTATGGGATTGTTCCTGAGATTCAGCATTATGGTTGCCTAATTGATCTTTTAGGTCGTGGTGGGTGTCTAAGGGAAGCTTTTCGGCTTGTGCATGACATGCCATTTGAACCAAATGTTGTTATTTGGGGTTCTCTGTTAGGTGCTTGTCGAATGCACAATGATGCATTCCTTGCTGAGAAGGTACTCAATCAATTAATGAAACTCGAGCCAGTTACTGCTGGAAATTTGTCGCTGTTGTCAAATATATATGCTGCGTCTGGAGATTGGggaaatgtctcaaacacaagAATGCAGATGCGAAAGGCAGACGACAAAAATCCATCTGGAGTTAGTTCGATAGAGTTGGATGATGGATCTCATTAATTCACTATTATGTACGTGACTCATCATGAATCAAAGAGTATATATTAGTTGGTCAATGGGATGAGCCAGCATCTTAAAAAGATTGATTATGCAACAGATGCTTGTGTCTAAAAACTTTGTTATGTCCCAGATATCAAACGCTTGTAGAGCAGAAATCTGCAGATTTACTTGTTTCTACATCTTGtcatttttcttgcaaaaccaGAGAATATAGGGCAAGATCATCCGACTAAGTCAATAACTTAAAAGTCTTGAATTGCTGATCTTTTTCCTCTAGAAACCTTGGCGGTCCCTAATATATATACTCTTGATGTGGATCTGAAAGTCCTCGCACACAGCCTTTTCAGTGCTTATTTGATCAGGTATGAATTTGCAGCTATGGAACATCCATATCGTGTTATTTTTTGTACAGATGGATGAAGTTTTGCACATGGCAAATATATATTCAAGTACTGAAAGTGTAAATCGAACTTCTGTAGATGTGCAAGTTATAAACGTATGCACTACGATCTACCATATTATAGTACTGATGGGGAGGCTTCATTTACTCGGCCCTTCATCCTGGACGTAACCTTCTCTTTTGGTATGAGAGTTATATCTCTTTGTACACCCTGTGGGGAGTGTGTCTCTTCAGTCACCCATTGTAGAATGTTGATATTCAAGTCCCAAACAACCGGTTAATTAAGTGATGAGTGGGCTTGAAGCATTTACCACATTTTGTTGATATAGATTCTATGATGTTCACATGTACaagagagatgttttgtttagAAATGATCTTCTGGGAACGTTCGTTTGGCAATGATCTCTGGTTCAGGGTTcggaatttgttgggaatcaaGTTTTCTATGTTAACCAGTATGTTGAAGTGGATCGAAAACAACGTATCGTGGGATTATGGAACATTAGAGCTTGTATTCCAGGTACAACTTATAATGTCTGGGTCGCACGCAGCGCTATATTGTTTGATGGAATCGACCATCCCATTGCCATTACCTTTGGGAAAATTCGAGTTCATGTTCTAGGATTTTTGTACTTAATTGTATTCCTTAGATACTCATTTTGATTTACTGATTTAGGATGTATTTGCACCTATGATTTCTATCATGGATGTTCTGAGTGGTTGTATTTTATTTCTTTGTAGTACTTTTTCTTTGATCTgcaaatttatttatcaataaGAAAGGGATTGCAAGATTAATTTACCTCTCAGAATTTCCTTGTGAGAAAGGgatataattttcttttatgatTTTTGCATTCACCTTTAAcgtatttataatatttgatatttacaaGGTCGATTTTAACCATTTTTGTGTCTGagtctaattttaaaaaatatccatAAATCGTAACGtgtgttaatatttttttagttccACAACTTTTTCgaattaaatcaatatattaaagataaaataaaaaatcaaacaataCACAAtagtcaaaatatttttattataattaaataataatattaaacatGTTCAAAATAATCACTAAAAAATCGTTTTTATAGTTTTAAAACGGAAAATACTAATTCAGTCTATATAATCATgttttaattagtttatttttcAATTGATAACATAggcaataaattcaaattttcttgTGATATGGATGATTGGAGAAAAGTTTcgataaaattttaactttaagaAACTTCGTTCTACATTTGCTATTGTAACCAGGATAGTTAACAAGATTTTATAAGTAATGTGAGAAACATACATACACTTTCTTAAGGTAATTCACTATATGTTAATGAGCACTTCAATAATGTCAACTCcgaaaataaatcattttcattaatatcaTAACAACCTCGATGAGTCAACAAATAAGTTTTATATTTGccaatttattgttttatataataaatttagaaaataaaaaaagatttttttgtttatacttggttcagaaaaaataattttatattagaaaaaattataaaagacccaaatttaataaattttataaataaatctatCAAGAGacttataaataataaaaaaaaaattatatttgaacttgaaaaataaaattttgtgataAGTAAAGAAAATCTTGTTCTCTcactaaatctaatatttacattaaatttttatggcaCATTGTGATACAAATTTAAGAGTTTAGAACAAGCCATAAATCATactacttttaataattatcaaataattaaaaaataaataaggtaAAATATCATAAGATACACTTAACATATTGATCATGACTCTCGATCATCTTTGTATCATAtaatgttttatattatatatataaaaaataaaatcacatattATCACCAAATCGtatatcttaaaaaaatttcactaaccgtcataataaaaaaaataaatcaataaattacataaataattttatttaatattccaattaatttgttaataattaaatttattgtaaaagcatctttttaacatatataattaaaatttacattctaattatttattttattaaaaaaatacataattttattaaaattaaatttcaagGATAAATTTGtcaatttttcacaaaatatcaatttaacctaaaatattttataaaattataaaatcgcACTCGTGACCAAATAATTCAAGTTCGTCGACTAAGACTGCTCGTGCACCGCCCCTTGCTCGAGGTCCACTGGCAGCTACGACGGGTAACCTATTCCTAGGGTAGAGGAGTGTACTGCCTAAAACTGATTTTAGCGCCACGCACGTGCGCTAACCAAAACTATTCAAGGCAGCCACACCCAGATTTCTTTTCAAAATCTGATTTTTAGGGCAGCTTATTTCTAGAATTTCTTAAGTGATTAGAAACAAAAGACTCAACACTATTCAAACAATAAACAATACGAATCATACAGACGAGAActtaggctctgataccactgttgaaATACTGTTTTCTCACGCTCAAGACGTAGCAAaagttaataaatttatatcgaGTCAATTTGCATTACTATATAAATAgggtttttcaaaattatggtctcctaaaaaaggcaaaaacttgtgtgagacggtctcacgggtcgtatttgtgagtcggatctcttttttgttttatttatgtaaaagtattactttttattgtgaatatggataaggttgacccgtctcacaaattaagatccgtgagacggtctcatgctAAAAAAATGGGTGACAGTCGATGACTTTCATACCTCTTAATAGGAACGACCTCAGATGCTTACATTTATTATTAAGTACGAAAATACACCACATGAGATAGATAAATGTCAAATTCCTTAAATATCTCTATATATTTTCGTCATttaaaaccatttgaaataatataatttatatatttatacttttcattgaaaaaatgaataaattgtTGTGCATATATTCAGATCCAAAAACCTCAAATATATCATTATAAGAGAAATTGAACATCTGCATACCTCGTATTTGCCCTTATTTCAAACTTGTCCGACTCATAACTAGACTAcatcactaaaaaaattaatcaagctCGCGTATTTGATTGATCTCGTCGTTTTTTTAAAGGGTGAAATTCATCCATATAATATGATCAATTAATTGATATTGAATttgtaaaatgaatttttattaaaaaaaaataaaaataaaagactcATATGATCCAATAGTTTCAAATAAATGACTTAAACTCTTTAGAACAAATGAAcactttttattttcttgttttttcagTATTTCTGGTCCATTTCTACATTTCAAACATAACACAAGACTTTGTATCCATTGTAAGAAGCCAGTATGAACTATGAATTATGGTGGTGAAAAAATTCCAATAAGTTAATCTATTTAAATTTGGTGatttaataatttgtttttattttattacatagtttggttgaaaattattttttaagaaaaatattttattattttagtttcAACCCCTCTtcttaaaaatcattatatatattaattgatttttctaaACTATGTAATTATAtaagatattttaattatttaagttcaAAAATCTATTAAGCCAAcccaataaattaattataaatctCAAAAAACCTCTATATACCGTCtcacaagtcaattttgtgaaacgaatcTTCAACTCGATCCAAtatgtaaaaattattattttttatgcaaaaattattacttttctaTATGAACAAAGCCAATCTATCTCACGAATATAGATTTGTGAAACTATCTCACGTAAAACTTACCAATTCTAAATTGCCTTATATGTACAATTTAGAAATATAAATTGATCAATTATATTATTCTTAGTTGGATTTGGCCAATACTCAtagatttaatatattattaattcaaatatcaaatttaCTAAAATTAGAACACGTGAGAAAATGTGACGAGAAGTATAAGGATGACAATTTTTTTCACAGGTTTAGAATCCCGTGAGGAAAACGCGAAATGGAGACGGCGATCCCTGATTTTTCGGGTTGGAGTTCGGGTTcgatgattttttaaaatctctaAAATAGTTTAGGACAGATATGAATATATTATCTTCATATCCGAATCTgccataaaataataataacaatattaaaatattaatattaatattgatattaatatttttaataataataatagataataataatttttggttCAGAAAATCTCGAAACCAACTCGTATTCtatttcattaatatttttgaaacagaAACGAACGTCAGACGAATATATGATGCTACGGACCCGTCCCCGCCCAGTACTATTGCCATCCTTAAAGAGACAATTCAATGAAATTAGCAAAGTACccaaaaaatatacataattcTACCGGAACCCTTCAACTTTCTGTAATTAAGAACAATGGTACCCAAATCTTTCTTTCGCTGCAACCACGCAGCAAATTCCAAATCGGCCCACAATTTTTAGGGTTTTTCACTCCATCGCCCCCTTCCCCAAACCTCCACTCTCTCTACACATAATCAGGTAAAGTCTAAATTCCCAATTCAATTTtccctttatttatttgtttgctTGTGCCGCTGATTGATATGGTGGATTCACAAACTTTGCCTGCCTGCATTTCATGTTTTTATGTTATTGCCCAGcgcattttcatgatgcaaATAGTAATCTGTTTGGCTTTTAATATCAAGAAGTAGAATTTAAAATGACCCTGATGTTGCTTTGAGTGATATGACTGAACTTAAACTAATGACTTGAGGAGAAGATTGCACCATAGAAAATGGAAATGTTGAAATTTATGTTGTATTTGTTTTGTCTGTGATGCCCATTCTGATTACAGAACTTTGTATAAATCTAAAAACAAGAAATCATTTCAGGACTGTGATAAATAAGATTGCCAATAGTTGATATCTAGAATATGAAATACACAACAAAATGAAGTTTTTGGAAGTAGCTACAAAAATAATGGTAACTTTTGAATGAGGACGATACTAAAAGTAGACTAGATAAAATTAATGTGGCATGGCGTTCCCCTTAACTTAAAACAGTTATGATCAAGGCTGAAATTATGGAAACTTTTACTCAATTTTGAAAGCATCTTCCCAGGTGGCGTCTTTAGGAAACGAATTAGACTAGTGATTGAGCCACTGAACAACTGGTTTATTGTTCTTTTTCTCCACCTGACTATCAACCACCGAAAGTCTTTGATATTCTTGGATCAAAGGAAAGTGTGATTGTTGAACATTAGATGGGAGCAACCGAGCAACTTCCATTTAGAGAAATAAACATGAATGCCGGGATGAGTTTTAGAATTACAAGGTAAGTCAAGTTGATAAGCCGCTTGGCCGATCTTTTGGATCACTTTGTAGGGACCATAAAATCAAAGAGAAAACTACCTATTGGAGGATTAGGCTACAAAAGTCTGTTTAAAAGGCTTTAACTTGAGATAGGTTCACATACATTCACCAATTTCAAAGTCTACTTTAGTCTAGGTTTTGTCAGCAGACATCTTCATTCTATTTCGAGCTTCTCACAATTGAGGAGACACGCTGTTGTATTTCTTTCATTCGAGACCCGATCTACTGGTCCCACTAATGTTTTTCTAACAATTAGCTGAGTAGGATAGGTGGATGCTAACCATAGAGAACTTCAACTGATGTGACCTTAGAAAAGAAATGCAACAAAATATTATACCACCATTTAGCTTGTGGCAACCATCTAGTCTCTGTCTCTTGGCTCGTCAGTGCACACAGATCTCAAGAACTGGTCCAAGCATTTATTTGATGTTTAAGTCTGACCTTCAATTTTGGGATGGTATGATGGATTGATCAAACCCAAATTAGTGAAAAGTTGCTACCAAACTGATTTTAAAAGCAAGAGCTGTATCACTCTAAAATGGATATTGGCTAGTCATGTAACTTGTAGATATTCTCAAAGAACAATTTAGAGACATCTTAGCTGTATGAGGGTGTGTCAATGCAAAAAAGAACGAGCACATTTGCTTAATCCATCCACTACAACCATAATAACTTCCTTACCATGCGACCTAGATGACCCCTTGACAAAATCCATAGAGATTTGAAACCATATTTTCTTAGGTAATGGTAATGGATGCAAAATGCCAGGAAAATCAGCATTTATAGTCTTGTTTCACTCACTAGAACAACATTCATTCACAAAATCTACTGATttcctttttcatattttttccaataaaaagatatatattttttacatgaAACATTTATATCATGAAGATAAAAATTAAGAGGTACAAATACATTGGCCATGCCCATGAGATTTACAAGAACATTAACTCCTTGAACCGACAACTAACCACCTGACATGTAACATACACAAATTACTCAGAACCTCATACAACGATGAACAAAAATCTGTGTTTTCTGAAATATGTCATCAActctttgttcttcatttttatattgctcAAATTCCACATTCGTATTAGTGGCGTGCTGGATAATTCTTGTAATCTTATTACTTGTTTGTCATACCAATTCTTTCAGCACCTGACTTTATCTTCCAACCCTTACTTTGTTCCGCCCTCTAATTCCTCCATCACGACTAGTTGCCAAGATCCTGCTTCAGCACCAATTCTAATGACCCAAGGAGAAGATTGCCAATGGAAAGGAAAATTCTAAAATATCTATTGATGTTTTTTCTGATTCCCATTGTGTTTACTAACTTAGTATAAgtagaaaaacaagaaacaacTCATTAAGGCAATAAATACCTTGGTAAAAAtgaacaaacaaacaaataccCTAGTCAATTGCTGATGTATAGACATTGGAACTACACCATAGTTATTTAAGATGCAAGGCGCATTAAAGTGCTAGGGTACCCTGGAGCCTGATATGGAAAGCGCAAGACAAAGCGCATGCTTTATTGAAGTAAAACGCatttaacataaattttaaaattcaatatatataaagtgatttatactataatattacataaattaaatatttttcacaaagataacaaacattataaataaaaattcattaatagATAATATAATGTATATCATGaccagaaaaaaaattaaattatctaAAGTTCATTAGTAAATTATCAATTCatagtatattaaaaaaaacttcaaatatCTAACTCATCAAATTCATCTCCAATGTCTGCAACTATATCGTCGTCGTCCAAAACAATGATGAGTCATGTGTGTAGAAGAAATTAGATTAAAAAGTTTGTATAAAGGATTACAGTAtcatctaaatcatcaaattcttcatcATCCCGCTCAATAATCATCGTCATTGTAACAGAAGGAAGATTAGAGTAAAAGTTTGAATAGAGGACTTATGAACTTTTTGTTAAAAAAGTCTTGCATATATGAGTGACAATAGGGttttttaatcattaaataGCCACGGGCTTTGCTAATTGGGCTTCAAAATCGGTTGAGTTCGAGTAAATTTTTATTCACACACAAAATATCAGCCCACATCTTTAAAGCACACGCTGTTGCGCCTCTCAGAGCCTCGCGCCTAGGATGAAGCGCACGCTTTAAGCGCGCTGGTTTCAATTGCTTCGCTTGGGTAATAACCCAGGCGCAATGGGTGCGCCCGGCTGGGCCTGTCGCCTAGGCGCACGCTTTTAATAACTATGAACTACACAACAAACTTAATggaaaatataaaactaaaaacAGATTAAAATAAAGATGCCATAACATTTATTATTTAGTTTAGTTGGTTGTTGATCTTGGCTATGGGGTTCTCTCACACAATCTCCCCCCTCCCTCAAACATAAAGTAATACTAAATTAACTGAAATATTTTTGTCATTTCAATTTTGCTGTTATGTCAAAGGCATTGTGATTGCATGAGCTACCTAAATTTCTTTACTTTCAAAATTACCATCCCAGGAATAAATTTGGTGTGCGCAATTCTTTCCTGTGGAATGATCGCGCAAGTTCTCATGATCAGCTTAGGGGCCAGAAATGTAGTTTATTTGTTATTTCATTTTGTTCATTGGCGTTATTGTCACCACTTCTGCTCGTTCTTCACTGCAGATACATGCCACACCATTTGGAATCGTAGTATACTACTTTTACTTGCCATCATCTGTAAGAAATTTTAAACGCGGTTCACTTTCTAGTTGATGAGAAACCTACTTTTCCTCATAGTGTTGCTACTATTATACTTTCCCTAACTTTTAATTTACACTTTCTCTATGCCCCTAAACAAAGAAAGCATGAAAGAGGGTTATTTTTTATTCAGTTCCTTGTTTTCTGTTGGCGGCAGGCCGTGTTACATGTGAAGAATTTTGAACTAATACGTAACATCGAATTTTTCATGCAGGGTTGTGTTTTCAACAACGGACGAGGCTGTACTCTATTTTTATCTTATACTTTGACTTTTTCAGGATACACATCATGGGAAAGGGAAAGCTTATACTGATATGTCAGTCTGGTGGTGAGTTAATAACTAATGGTGATGGCAACTTGTCATATGAAGGGGGAGAAGCAAATGCTGTAAATATCAGCCATGGAACTTTGTTTGATGATCTCAAATTAAAGCTAGCTGAAATGTCTAATTTAGATCATAAAACAATTTCTGTCAAGTATTTCCTCCCAGGAAACAAGAGAAATCTCATCACATTGAGAAATGACAAAGACCTAAAGAGAATGATTGACTTTCATGCGAATTCAGTTACCGCTGATATTTTTGTTGATGGAAAAGAAGGATTTGACCCCACTGTGATAAAAGCACACTCTAGCAGGCAAGTTATTGTAGTACATCTCATTTTCATATTCTTCAAAGTTCAAACATAGCATTCTGAAGTTTTCCCTATGATTCCCAAGTGTTACTATCAAACCACGCTAgttgaaaattgatttttgttgattttttacCATTTCTTTTATTCTCAGCATTTTTTAGTCTTTAGTTTCAATTCATGGACTCTGTGGCACTTGTCTTGTgtagttatttttttaatttttttgcgtATCACTGTGTGAATGATATCCACAGGGATATTGGTATGAAGCTGGCTGAAACAGTAAATCATGTTTCTACACCCTTGGTTGCTGCTAATACAGTTGTCCATGATGGTAAACCTTTGGATTCCCATGAGAACAGTGTACCTGAGGATGCTAACCGACTAGTTGATGTCCCGATCAATTCTGCAGCAAGTGCTGAAAAAAGCGTAGACAGCTCAAACCACAGTCAATCATGTCCAGTCTCACCCCTGTCTTCTGAAAATGAAGCTGACAATGATTCTGATTACAAGCCACGTCTAGTTGCTGCAGTTGATGGTGCCCAGAGTTCAGCTGGTTTTGAAATGGATAGCAGTCCAGCAGATACTGTAAAGAAACGGCGGCGCAATGCCTCATGGATGATTGGTGTCCATGGTCCGACTATTGTTGCAGTTAACGATACTGATAGGGGACAAAGACAGCTGAAGAAAAATATCAAAGATCATCGTACTTTAACTGTCAACGACAAGATGAAAGGCCAAGGAAATGCTATTCATGGAACTGATGGTGACAGTCTAGCTGCTGTTGCTTTATGTAATGATGATTTACCCGAAAAATTAGTTGCCTCATGGAAAGATTGCATAACTGGCGTGGGTCAGGATTTCAAAAGTGTGAAAGAGTTCCGGGAGGCACTGCAAAAGTATGCTGTAGCTCACCGCTTTGTTTATAAGCTAAAAAAGAACGACACTAATCGTGCAAGTGGCATGTGTGTTGATGAAGGCTGTTCTTGGACTGTACATGCATCTTGGGTTCCTGCTTCTCAGACATTTAGGATAAAAAAGTTCAACAATTTACATAATTGTGGAGGAGAGTCTTGGAAAAATGCTCATCCGGCAAAGAATTTGTTGGTAAGTGTCATAAAGGACAAGTTACGAGATTCCCCACATCACAAACCCAATGATATTGCTAAAAGCATTTCACAGGACTTAGGAATTGAACTGAAGTATACACAAGTAAGGCGTGGGATGGAGGACGCACGGGAGCAACTTCAGGGTTCATATAAAGAGTCATATGATCGGTTGCCTTGGTTCTGCGAAAAGTTTGTGGAGACAAATCCTGGTAGTTCTGTCAAGCTGGTGACTAATGATGAGAAACAACTGCAATgcctttttgtttctttttattcCTGTACACAGAGCTTCCTGAATTTTTGCCGTCCCATTCTTTTTCTCAATTCCACATCTTTGAATTCCAAGTACCAAGAAAGTTTGTTGACAGCTACTGCAGTTGATGCAGATGATGGATCCTTTCTAGTTGCACTGGCCATAGTTGCTGGAGAAAATGATAACA includes these proteins:
- the LOC140975436 gene encoding pentatricopeptide repeat-containing protein At3g29230-like isoform X4 produces the protein MLRSGISPDNWTYLFLLKACSRFECVRMIHAHVEKLNLYLDLFVCNSLIDAYLKCGIVGIRAARNVFDAMDEKDVVTYNSMINGLVRTGKLSEAKHMFDEMPQRDKVSWNTILDGYVKAGKMSEAFALFERMPLRDVISWSIVISGYAKLGDIEMARVLFDKMPVKNLVPWTIIISGYAEMGLLKEAIELYDKMEEGGFNLDDGTFVSILSASAESGSVGLGKRVHQSIIKSRHKCSILVSNALIDMYGKCGILHKAWGVFNAMERKDVITWNAMIHGLAMHGYERKALQLFARMKQEGCTPDKVTFVGVLSACSHAGMVKEGICYFYGMEKDYGIVPEIQHYGCLIDLLGRGGCLREAFRLVHDMPFEPNVVIWGSLLGACRMHNDAFLAEKVLNQLMKLEPVTAGNLSLLSNIYAASGDWGNVSNTRMQMRKADDKNPSGVSSIELDDGSH
- the LOC140975436 gene encoding pentatricopeptide repeat-containing protein At3g29230-like isoform X3; this encodes MACFFNSSTIQPPILKMPATVRAPVFFSKQRFFEKKIADLDKCTNINELKQLHALIYKYNLHIDPFVALKLVSALSLCCQTGEMLRSGISPDNWTYLFLLKACSRFECVRMIHAHVEKLNLYLDLFVCNSLIDAYLKCGIVGIRAARNVFDAMDEKDVVTYNSMINGLVRTGKLSEAKHMFDEMPQRDKVSWNTILDGYVKAGKMSEAFALFERMPLRDVISWSIVISGYAKLGDIEMARVLFDKMPVKNLVPWTIIISGYAEMGLLKEAIELYDKMEEGGFNLDDGTFVSILSASAESGSVGLGKRVHQSIIKSRHKCSILVSNALIDMYGKCGILHKAWGVFNAMERKDVITWNAMIHGLAMHGYERKALQLFARMKQEGCTPDKVTFVGVLSACSHAGMVKEGICYFYGMEKDYGIVPEIQHYGCLIDLLGRGGCLREAFRLVHDMPFEPNVVIWGSLLGACRMHNDAFLAEKVLNQLMKLEPVTAGNLSLLSNIYAASGDWGNVSNTRMQMRKADDKNPSGVSSIELDDGSH
- the LOC140975436 gene encoding pentatricopeptide repeat-containing protein At3g29230-like isoform X2, giving the protein MQMPATVRAPVFFSKQRFFEKKIADLDKCTNINELKQLHALIYKYNLHIDPFVALKLVSALSLCCQTGLAINVFDQVPCPDARLCNTLIKAHLRNSDSLKAFDVFSEMLRSGISPDNWTYLFLLKACSRFECVRMIHAHVEKLNLYLDLFVCNSLIDAYLKCGIVGIRAARNVFDAMDEKDVVTYNSMINGLVRTGKLSEAKHMFDEMPQRDKVSWNTILDGYVKAGKMSEAFALFERMPLRDVISWSIVISGYAKLGDIEMARVLFDKMPVKNLVPWTIIISGYAEMGLLKEAIELYDKMEEGGFNLDDGTFVSILSASAESGSVGLGKRVHQSIIKSRHKCSILVSNALIDMYGKCGILHKAWGVFNAMERKDVITWNAMIHGLAMHGYERKALQLFARMKQEGCTPDKVTFVGVLSACSHAGMVKEGICYFYGMEKDYGIVPEIQHYGCLIDLLGRGGCLREAFRLVHDMPFEPNVVIWGSLLGACRMHNDAFLAEKVLNQLMKLEPVTAGNLSLLSNIYAASGDWGNVSNTRMQMRKADDKNPSGVSSIELDDGSH
- the LOC140975436 gene encoding pentatricopeptide repeat-containing protein At3g29230-like isoform X1 — encoded protein: MACFFNSSTIQPPILKMPATVRAPVFFSKQRFFEKKIADLDKCTNINELKQLHALIYKYNLHIDPFVALKLVSALSLCCQTGLAINVFDQVPCPDARLCNTLIKAHLRNSDSLKAFDVFSEMLRSGISPDNWTYLFLLKACSRFECVRMIHAHVEKLNLYLDLFVCNSLIDAYLKCGIVGIRAARNVFDAMDEKDVVTYNSMINGLVRTGKLSEAKHMFDEMPQRDKVSWNTILDGYVKAGKMSEAFALFERMPLRDVISWSIVISGYAKLGDIEMARVLFDKMPVKNLVPWTIIISGYAEMGLLKEAIELYDKMEEGGFNLDDGTFVSILSASAESGSVGLGKRVHQSIIKSRHKCSILVSNALIDMYGKCGILHKAWGVFNAMERKDVITWNAMIHGLAMHGYERKALQLFARMKQEGCTPDKVTFVGVLSACSHAGMVKEGICYFYGMEKDYGIVPEIQHYGCLIDLLGRGGCLREAFRLVHDMPFEPNVVIWGSLLGACRMHNDAFLAEKVLNQLMKLEPVTAGNLSLLSNIYAASGDWGNVSNTRMQMRKADDKNPSGVSSIELDDGSH